In Bacteroidota bacterium, the genomic window AAGGTTTATGAGCAATTGCTGTAAATCATGGTTATAACTTAAGACAGGCCATTTCGCTATTGCAGCATCAAAAACTATTTTGTTTTGAGATTGTAAAAACCGCACAGGGGCAGCCAGTAAACGTTCGTATGTTGCTGCCTCGTCTTTCTGCGCAGTCAATTCAATCCATAATGGCTTCATTGATTTACCGGTTAACAAACGGCAAACGTTTAAGCCACCCGCCACTGCTTGGTCGGCAGCTTGTCGCGCAGTATCAGGGTAATGCTCTGTCCAATAAGGTATCGGGTTCAGGTAAATGATAAAATACTCTTGAGTAAGTTCGGTGCGGTATTCAAACATCTCAGTAAATACCGTAGTGTATTGGCACAAATGATTAAAGGCGTCTATCAAAGTACGGTCGGTTTGCATTAAGTGCCCCACCATGCCCACTACACTGGTAGTGGTTTCAATACCTATTTTCAGCCCCAAAAGCGTATCTCCCGATTCTGCCACTGCCACCTGCCATACTTTTTGGGCTTGTTCAAAATCAATAATAGCGGTAGCATCGTCAAGCAAAGCTTTATCAATATCTGCTTGCTCACAAATGGTGTTTATGGCGGCACCGAATCGTGCCGAACCATAAATAATATCACGTATCACACTGGTACTAACCCACATGTATGCTGGCGTAAATGGTTTGTTTTTTGGCGTAATTTACCACAAGCCGCCTGTTTTTGCCACGGTAGTTTTGCTAAATAATTATAAACATTATGAAAGCGATAAAAATTTCAGCTACCGTTTTTTTGGCATTAATGGGATTGGCTTTTGCCAAGGTGGGGATTGAAGCCCTTACCAATCCCCAAGCAGTATTAGCTAATGTAGGGATTGAATTGAATAATAGCAGCGCACTTAGCTCAATGCGTGCTGTGTATGGTGGTATGCACCTTGTTTTTGGGTTGTTTTGTTTTTGGGGAGCCTATAAAATGAGGCGTGAAGCATTGGGACTAGTTACTTTGTACACCATTGGCTTTGTGGTAGGCCGTTTATCAGGCGTTGTGGCCGATGGTGCTCCTAATGCTTTTGTATCACAATGGTTGGTTACAGAAAGTATTAGCCTTGCTATTGCAGCCTTTTTACTGTTTAAACTAAGAAAACAAGAATAAATATGTAGTTGTTGGTTAGCGGTTTGGGGTATTCCCCGGCCGCTAACTGTTTTCGTTGATTATTACTTGCAAACGCCTTGCATCGCCTACCATCCAAACAATATCACCTTCTTTAAACACAAAATGCGATTCGGGGTTTAAGCTTCTCAAGCCATCACGCTCCACTCCTACTACCAAACCCTTGGTAAGTTCGCGGATGCCTGAATCACGAATAGTTTGACCTATCAACTCCGACTCTTTACTGATTAGTACCTGTTTTAGCGTAATTTGCTGTTTAGCTGCTAAAAAGTCATTAATGATACCGTCTTTAGGCTCAATGGCGGCTTTAAAATCCTGTAACTGTTCATCCGTACCTATTACAGAAATATGATCGTTGGGATATAGTTTTTCATCACGACTAGGCGCTACTATTATAAACACGTCGCGCTCAATTTTTGCAATATTTACCCCAAAACGTTCCCGCAACGAAAGTTCTTGCAAGCTTTTACCCACACCCTCATACCCTGCCGGAATCACAAAATCAGCAAGGTGAGTGTCCCACGGGGCAAGTGCGGGTTTATTACGTTCGCGTTCGTTCAGGTTGTTTAAAAACCGTAACTCTATCTTACCGTAAAAGGCTTCTATCTTTTTTGACATTAATAATAATACTATCACAATAATGGCTCCCGCAACCAGCGCAGTAGTGGGCGAAAACAACCTATCCAGCAAAAAACCGATAAAGAACACCGATAGCGCTATCCTGAATAGTTGCAAAACGACCAATGGCCCTTTGTTTTGTATCCATACACGTGCGTATGCCTCATGTAGAGTGCGGCGCAATGATAATGCCCATAAAAATGGCGCAAGAACTAATAACGTAAGGGCAGCTGTTATTGCCATTCCCCATTTATAGCCTTCAAAAATTACAACTACGTATTGTATAGATAGTAATATGATAGTGGTAATAACCACTGAAAATATTATAATGTTTAAGATTGAGGCTCTAAGTATTTTTCGCCAATCGCTTACAGCAGTTACTGTTCGGGTTTGGGCACCGTATTTCTCAAGACTGTCTTTCCAACGTTTAGGCAGTAGTTTTTCAAAAAACTCATACACCGGTGAAGACAGCTTTATCATGTAGGGTGTAGTAAAGGCAGTGATAACAGAGACGGCTACTGCAACAGGGTATAAAAAACCGCTGGTTACTTTTAGCGAAACACCCAAGGTGGCTATAATAAATGAGAACTCGCCGATTTGCGACAAGCTCATGCCTGCTTGCAACGATGTTTTTAGCGGCTGACCGGTAATAAGTGCCCCAATGCTTACAAACAAAGGTTTACCAATAATTAACACTAAAGTGGCTGCCGCAATGGGTAATGCATATTGCACTAATATTTGAGGGTCGATAAGCATACCTACTGACACAAAGAACACTGCCCCGAACAAGTCTTTTACGGGTTTCACCAAATGTTCAATCTTTTCTGCATGAACCGTTTCGGCTAAGATAGAACCCATGATAAATGCGCCCAATGCTGATGAAAAGCCTACTGCGGTAGCTAATACCACCATCAACAAACACAAGGCTAATGATACAATCAGCATGGTTTCATCGTTCATCAGTCTTTTGGCTTTTTTAAGGAATGTGGGTATAAAGAAGATACCTGCCAAAAACCAAATGGTTAGAAAAAATACCAGTTTTACTAATGAGGCCACCATTTCACCGCCTGCAAAAGTTTGGCTGATAGCTACGGTAGAGAGTATTACCATAAGCACTACAGCCACCAAATCTTCAACCACTAATACACCAAGTACGATACCTGTAAAGTTTTGACTTTTTACACCCAACTCGTCAAAAGCTCTGATAATGATAGTAGTGGAAGCTATGGCCAGTATCCCGCCTAAAAACAAACTGTCCATGCCGCTCCATCCTAATAAGTTGCCCAGCAAATATCCCATCAGCATAGTAGCCCCTACCTCAATAAAGGCGGTAATAGCTGAAACCCCTCCTACTTTAATCAGTTTTTTAAAACTAAACTCAAGGCCAAGGCTAAACAATAAGAACACAACACCGATATCGGCCCATGTTCTAATGTTGTCAATTTCAATTACAGTTGGGAAAAGCGAGAAGTTGGGACCTATTAAAAACCCCGCAATAATGTACCCAAGAACCAGCGGTTGTTTAAGTCGTTTAAAGATAAGACTTATTGCACCGGCTGCTCCCAGTATAAGGGCAAGATCGGTTATTAAGTTTGGCAGATGTAGCATGAACTACCTGCAATATACCAAAAACGGTAATGTTTCCCCTGCCCTGTTTATTAACAATCAGTTGTAAGCCGCGCTTTAATTATTGATAATTAATAGTTTACTTAAGTATAATGTGTATGTTAAAACCGGCTTAAACCTAAAAAACCTCACTTATAACCATAAAAAAGGGCGGCAATGTGCCGCCCTAATTAGAAAAAGGAAAAACAGTAGAGAGTTTATTTTACAATAAGTGTTACCGTTTTATTTTGTTGTTGGCCAAGTACTTTCACACTGTACATGCCGGCAGCCATGTTTGTGCTGCTAATATCAACAGGCAGTTTATTGATACCTTTTGATAGCGTGTGTTTGTTGCTGTAATACAATTTGCCAAGCAAGTCATAAATTTCAATTGTAGCATCGCCTGTTACGTCGCTATCAATTTGCAGTGTTACTTCTTTAGAGCCTGCTGCAGTTGGATTAGGCATAATTAACATAGCATCATCGGCAGTTTTGTCTTCTTTAGGTGCAACACGGGCATTACTACCGCCGCCTATTACAGGTGCAAAACATAGCGGTTGATCCTTCATGTTAAAATGGAAGGCAGTAATGTTCATATTAGGGTTAAGATTAATAATCGGGTTCACAGGCATTTGAGGCATTGGAGGCAAACCGCCAAGTTGAAGAGGATTAAAGAAAGCCTCGTTACAGCCTGATATACCATTATAATAAGCCCTAATCATGTACATATCTGCTCCGCCAAAAACTGCGAAACTGTTGTTTGTAGAACCAAAGATTGATAAACCGTCAAAATTTGGAGGAGGAGGGCCGCAAGGCACCAAATTGCGTTGGTCTAAATTATTACCAAAATCATCACCGCCTCCGCCGTATATAAATTCGCCACCGGGTACACCGTTACCCCATGGATCCATTTTCACCACCATTACGTCGGCATTACCAAAAATGCTATTGCGTGCATTACCTACCGCATAGTATTCATACTGGCAAGCAGAGTTAAGGCGCTCCATAACATCGTAGCAATAGTTGTCATTTCCGGGGGCAAAACTTACATCAAAAATATTTAAGAACAGCGGCCCAATAAGCGGATCCATACGAGTAATCAAGAAATCATAATTACCGTTTATATTGGTATAACCACCCAAAATAAAGCCCGGAGGCCATATACCTGCTTGAGCAGTTTTAATACTTCTCCACTCTTCGTTTGAGTTAGGGAAACCGGTAATAATTACAGGGTGTGGTGCTGGAAAGCCATTGTTGGCATCAATATGAAATAAAAAGGCATCGTCATCACCATTCACTGTATTTATTTTACCCACAATAGCTGCTCCCGGAGGGCCAAAAACAGGAATTAAGTTTTCAGCAATATCACGTCCGTAGGCATGCACAGCTGGAGGTAAAATATCATAAATCTGTCCCCATACCATTGCTCCTGTACATTCATTAAACCTGATAGCAAATACTTTTGAGTTTCCTCCAGGGTCTAAGCATGAACCTGTTACAAACCAATCGCCGGGGAAATTAATCGACCTTTCGATTCCTTGTACGTCAGTGATAATGAAGCCTGAACCAGCAATAGGGGTAAAGGTAAATATAGCCCCTACACCACCGCCCGGTGCTAAATGCATAAAAAACACACCGTTTTCAGGAATAGAAGGGTGATTGCTAAAACCGCCTACAATACCCAATCTACCTGCGCAGGTTTGCAGCTCTAAGGGTTGCGGAAATCCAATGGTATTTAACATTACACCGGTTCCGGGGTCGGTAAGCACATAGTTTTCATTAAAGAACGGACCACCCGGAACATTACCGTTAATATCGGTATAGGTTGCAGGAATGGATCTTACCGGCAAACACGACAGTGTTAAGCCTGTCATAAACTGACCGATGGGCATGGGGCCGGTTGTATTAACACCGGTTAATCCGTACTCATCATTGTTTAGGCCGTAAACGTGTTGGAAGTACTGTGCTTTGGCAGTTAACCCTGTTAACACCAATGCAATTAAGATTAGTTTTTTCATTGATTGATAGAATTGATTGATAGTGGTTTGAAAAGCAATTGCTATACAATGTTAAGAAAAGTAAAACAAAACCAAAAGAATATCTGCTGTTTTTTTAATTGATTTTCAAACGCTTATACAAAATAATAATCAACGGTCATCAATATACTATTGGGTAGTATTCAGCGCTATTAATGGCTTATTTTTGGGTTAAGCAATCGTTTGGCAGTAACTCCTGTTAAAAAATTGACGGCTGTTTGGCACTTAGCCACAACAAGCCATATCTTAGCCGAAATTTAAGATTAGACAACGTGTACCCTAATTTATATTTTCTCGTAAAAGACTGGTTTGGGATAGAAATACCCCTTTTCAAAATCATTCAAATGTTCGGGCTTTTCATGGCCTTCTCATTTCTTGCGGCTTACTGGGTAATGACCAAAGAACTGAAACGACTGGAAGCAAACGGAACTTTACGCTCATTTACCCGCAAAGTATGGGTAGATAAAGCCCCCGGAACCTACGATTATGCAATGAATTTTATTTTTTACTTCATTGCCGGTTTTAAGATTGTTGAGGGTATTTTTTCATTCGACCGATTAACCTCAAACCCTCAGGCGTTTTTACTGTCTACCGAGGGTAATTTATTGGGTGGTTTGGCTGCCGGAGCGTTGGGCGCCTATTTTGTGTACCGCGAGGGACAGAAAATGAAAGGCAAAACTGCCCGCCAAGTTGAAGAGACTCTTCTACCCCATCAAATGATGGGTAATATTACGTTTGTGGCCGCCATCACAGGTTTACCGGGTGCAAAACTGTTTCACATCTTTGAAAACATGAGCGAGTTTTACGCCGACCCTATGGGCGCGATACTCTCTTTTAGCGGCCTTACTTACTACGGAAGTTTGATAACCGGTGCCATTGGCGTTTTGTGGTACGTACGCAGGTTTGATATTCACTGGAGACACATGATTGATGCGGGTGGCGCGGCTATGATGCTAGCCTATGCAATGGGCAGAATGGGCTGCCATGTATCAGGCGACGGCGATTGGGGTATTGTAAACAAAGCCCCAAAACCGGGTTGGATGAGTGCTTTACCCGATTGGCTGTGGGCATATAACTATCCTAACAACGTAAACCGTGAGTGCAACCCCTACCCTAATTTGGATAACAGCATGGGGCAGGTATGTGATTTTAGTAATACTCCTTACTTGATAGACCCTGTATACCCAACACCTTTGTATGAAGTAGCCATGGGCTTAGTATTGTTTGGTATTATTTGGGCCTTACGTAAACGTTTGAAAGCGCCCGGACTCATCTTTTGTTTGTACATGGTGTTTGCAGGTATAGAGCGTTTTACAATTGAGCAGATACGTGTGAACAACGTTATTGATTTTATGGGCATGCAAGCCACTCAAGCCGAATTTATTTCTATCGGAATGATAATTATCGGTATAGGTGCTGCGTTTTATTTCATAAAAACTCCTGTGAAGCCAAAAACTGCTGGCACACAAATTGAATAGGTGTAATACACAGGCCAATACCTACCACTATGAAAAAACATATCGCACTGTTTATAGCCGCTTTTGCTTTGCTTATGTTAAGCAACAAAGATGCTGATGCACAAAAGATAATCCGTTATGAATATGTTGACGGAGATTCTATACCCGTATATGAGTTTTCAGAAGTAACGTATAGCGAGTTGGATGACGCTGAAACCAAGAAAAAATACTTGCTGCTGATATACAATATCAAGATAGTATTCCCGTATGCAAAAATGGCTGCCTTCCGCCTGCAATTGATGGAAGACAACCTGCGCCAGTTAAAGGGCAAAGAGCGTAAAGAGTACCTAAAAGCATCAGAAAAAGCTTTTAAAGAAGAGTTTACAGGCTTCTTAAAGAATATGCCCCGCTCACGAGGTGTTTTGCTTACCAAGCTACTGTATCGCGAGACAGGTAAAACTGCTTACGAAATATTGGATGCTTTTACCAACGGGTTTGAAACCTTTTTATGGAGCACTACAGCACAGGTTTTTGGCGGTGATTTGAAAGACACCTTCGACCCGATGGAAGATTATCAGATAGAACATATCATCAAAGGGTTGCAATTAGAGTAGTCCTCTCCCGTTCACCTTTACCCATTACTTTGTATTCATTCGCAGCACAAGCCCATTTTGTGTGGTAAAATATTGTGTACTTAAAATTCGTTAAAATTTTAAATTGCCATCTATGAAAAGAGCTGCCCTATACACAATAGCCCTGCTATTAAGCATTGGTGCATTTGCACAGCGCAGTGCTGAGGACTATTATAACGACGGAATGAAATACGCACAACGGGGTAACTATAAAGAGGCCATCGGGTATTTTGATATGGCCATCCGCCTGAAAGCCGACGATTACTTTAGTATGTTTAACCGTGGCATTGCAAAATCTAAACTGGGTAACTATAACGAAGCCTTGGCCGATTTTAAATTGGTGCTTACGTTTAAACCTGATTATGTAAAAGCCTATAACGCCATCGGAAGCTGTTACAAACGTCTTACCCACTACGACACCGCCGTAAACTATTACAGTAATGCGCTTGAGTTTGAAGCCAGCAATTCTGAAGCTTTATACCACCGAGCGCACATGTATGAAAGCATGAATATGTTTGACAGTGCCGCCAGCGACTTTTTAGAATTGGTTGAAATGGGCGTAGACGTGGGTGACAAAGGAAAATACTACAGCGATACCGCTAAAAACCGCCCTAAGCTAAACACTATTACCAAACTTACCCAAACCAGTACCGATGCTACGTATGGTTTTACGGCTAAAAACCCTATAAAAGTGGGCACAGGAAAAAAGGGAGGTTTTGGCAATGTGCGTGATTATCTGAATCTTTTGCGCGACAGTAAGAAAAAACCGATTAAATATAGCCGTGTACAAGCTTGCTGCCCCTACAAGCCAAAAGGTTTTGCAGGAAACGTATTTGACGAGGAGTATAACATCACTTATGTTGATGAAACAGGTATTGAGGTAACCAAAAAACTATACCTTACTTATTACGAATACGAAGAGCCTAAAATCCCTATGGGATTAGCCACAGGTAAATAACACTACCCTTTTTTATTCTCTTTTTGGGCAAAGGCTTTGTAATCCTTTATAAAATGGGAGAAATCGGTATAACCCAATTCTTCATAAGGATAGGCCGACCCATACGCCACATAATACGGCAATGCTTTTCTGAAACGGATGATACGGGCACTTACTTTCGGGGTAAGCCCTACGCTATGTACGAAATAACGGGTAAGTGTTTTAGGTGTGAGGCTTAATACATTTGCCAGTTGATTTACATTATATGCCCCTTGCGCCTGCTGAAAATGGTTGATTGCCTTGTGCAGGTAATGATGACGGTAATTCTTCGCCTCGTTTTTGGCCAATAACGCGGTTAAAAACACTTCTAACCGTTGCGTGCGTTGTTCAAAAAGAGTGTCGTTAGCCAGTTTTTCTTCCAACTCGGCAGTTTTGGCAAGCTCTTCAATCAATACAAACCCGTTGTTTAGTTCCTGAGCATCAACAGCAAGCAATGAGCTAAGTCCGGCAGGCTTAAACTTAATGCCCAACAAAAAATTACCCTCGGCATGGTGGTACATTACCGGTTGGTTACGCTGCCCTACCACAATACTCTTTGCAAAACTCCATTCATCCGTGCCTTCTTGTTTCTTTATACCAAAAGGGCTACCCAAATTAAACACCAACGAAGCATTTAAATTGGCAAATATTTGCTCCCAATAATCGTTTTCAGGTGCTCCGTTTCTTAAGTCCAACTGCCAGTAGCACTCCACATACGGCTGCAATAACAGGCCGGGTACAGCAAAACAATATTGCTTTGCAAAGTACTCAGCGTCCATTATTTCGGCTCGTATGCTCATTATTTATTAGCGGATTCCTTAGGGCTGGCAACATCAATTTGCCAAACCTCTTTCAGCACTCTTTTCAGTTGTTTACGTCCCCAAAACTTAGTATTCATTACATAAACAGTACCATCAGCAGTTATCAAAGTCACCTCCAGAGGTTGTGCAAAACTTTTGGGATAATCATGGAAATTTATCCTCAGTTGGTCTTTAGAAATTGTAACGGTCTTTCTTATAAACAGGTATTTTGAGATTGATAATGTAAGTGTATCATCGGTTTGGTCATACACTAATTTTAATACTTGCGGATAAAGGTTATTGATAAACAAACCTACCAAAGGTATCAAGTTAGCTAGAAATACTGCACGCATTTCCCTAATACCAAAATAGAAACCTATAACACCCGTTACAAGTAATAAAGCAAAATACAAATTAGGGTTTGACAAAAAGCTTGAACGATATATTTTACTCATTTATTAGGTGTTATAATGACTTTGCTAAAGTTTTACTAAATGTATTTTATGAAAGAATTTACTACAATCCTTTGAGGCTTTCCAGCATTTGTTTCACCCGCTGGTTGTTGGGGTTGCGTTTAAGAATACGTTGTAAAATCTGTCGGGCTTTGTTGTATTCTTTCAGGTAATTATAAAGTCCGGCCTTGTTTAATAGCGCAGGCTCGTAGTCAGGGTCAAGAGTAACGGCTTTATCGTAATGTTCATTGGCTTTAGCGATGTTTCCCTGCAAGAAATACAAATACCCAAGATTGGTATGGCTTTGCGTATGTTTAGGATAGGCTTTCAGCAACTCTTCAAACAACTTCTTAGCTTCATCGGTTTTGTTCAGTTCAAGTTTTACTGTCCCCAACTTGGCTGTAAACTCAATATTTTGCGGGGCTTTTGCCACAGCAATGGCAAAGTATTTCTCAGCCTCTTTGCTGTTTGCAGTGCTGTAATAGGCTTGCCCGATTCGGTAGGCCGTCCAAGCATCGGGGTTTTCTGCTTTCGGGACGTATTTCAACAACTGGGTATAATCTATCTTTAAAAAGGCATGATGTATAAACTCTTTGGCGGGTGCATTGGCTTTTTGCAGATAAAACAATGCCGAATCTAATAACTCATATTTTGAGGGCTCAAACTTCTCAAAATAGCTTAAATACGCCCTCCCTTTGGTCAATGCATCGGTATTTGGGTTATTTACCGAGTAAATGCCTATAAAACGGGCTACTTTGTTAGCTTGTTCAGCACTTAATGTTTTCTTTTCAGGTTTACGGATGTAGTGGTCGTGCACAGTAACGTGCGGAATATCAATAGTTCCCGTACTGGGCATATGGCAACTGCTGCAATCGTTGTTTGCCTTTTTGCGTATCGCTTCTGTTTCGGTACAAGTTTGCTGTTGGTGGCAGTTGATGCAAGCATCATTAAACACTTGTTTGCCCGTTACCTTAACCGATACGTGCGGGTTATGGCAAGTAATACACGTTAACTGCATTTTACCCTGCGCCGCATTTTTATTGCTGTTTATAAAGCAGTTACTCATTTGCAATCTTTCAGCATGAGAGGCCATTATAAAGGCTGTATCGCTGCCTTCGTAGCGGGGCATAAACACTTCAAAGTAATCGCTAAGCACCATACCGGGTCTAAAATCGGTAAACTCCTTCCCTTCTTTCAATACTGCATTGCCCTGCAAATGGCAGCGTTGGCAAAGGTCAATCTGGCGTTGCCAGCTTAGCTTGCGGGGGTTTACTATTGTGTAATCTATTTCTTTGGCGGTATCCACCAACTTGCCTGCTTGTATTTGTGCTACGTGCAATTGGCCGGGTCCGTGGCAACGCTCACAGTCGATACCACCGGGTATTTTGGTAAAACGGTTTTCTGAACCTTGTACAAAACCGGGCAACCCGTTGTGGCAACTCATACACTCCAAGCCTATTATCCGGCTAAACCGGGTATTATGGCCGTCTTCGAAACCGGGGGGTAAATCCCATTTGCCTTGCTGGGCATACCATGTAAGCGGGGCTTGGTTTAAATACCCGTTGGTTTCAATAATGTGTGAGTTGGTGTGTTGCCCTGAGCCAACAATGTAGCTGATACGCTCTACCCGTTTGTGTACGGTATCTTTCCCCTCAAGCCTATATTCTTTAATGTAAAATTCATCTCCTGCCCAATAAGGTTGGTAGTAAAAATCACGGTATTTATCAT contains:
- a CDS encoding AraC family transcriptional regulator, yielding MWVSTSVIRDIIYGSARFGAAINTICEQADIDKALLDDATAIIDFEQAQKVWQVAVAESGDTLLGLKIGIETTTSVVGMVGHLMQTDRTLIDAFNHLCQYTTVFTEMFEYRTELTQEYFIIYLNPIPYWTEHYPDTARQAADQAVAGGLNVCRLLTGKSMKPLWIELTAQKDEAATYERLLAAPVRFLQSQNKIVFDAAIAKWPVLSYNHDLQQLLINLADEALEKAQNSPSFTHLVQKTITGQFYNQLPTLEEVSAYMNVSPRTLQRKLQAEGTGFLKIAEGHRKELAQRLIDTRKYTVNEVAYMVGYTDSSVFRRAYKRWNAKH
- a CDS encoding DUF4345 domain-containing protein, which codes for MKAIKISATVFLALMGLAFAKVGIEALTNPQAVLANVGIELNNSSALSSMRAVYGGMHLVFGLFCFWGAYKMRREALGLVTLYTIGFVVGRLSGVVADGAPNAFVSQWLVTESISLAIAAFLLFKLRKQE
- a CDS encoding sodium:proton antiporter; protein product: MLHLPNLITDLALILGAAGAISLIFKRLKQPLVLGYIIAGFLIGPNFSLFPTVIEIDNIRTWADIGVVFLLFSLGLEFSFKKLIKVGGVSAITAFIEVGATMLMGYLLGNLLGWSGMDSLFLGGILAIASTTIIIRAFDELGVKSQNFTGIVLGVLVVEDLVAVVLMVILSTVAISQTFAGGEMVASLVKLVFFLTIWFLAGIFFIPTFLKKAKRLMNDETMLIVSLALCLLMVVLATAVGFSSALGAFIMGSILAETVHAEKIEHLVKPVKDLFGAVFFVSVGMLIDPQILVQYALPIAAATLVLIIGKPLFVSIGALITGQPLKTSLQAGMSLSQIGEFSFIIATLGVSLKVTSGFLYPVAVAVSVITAFTTPYMIKLSSPVYEFFEKLLPKRWKDSLEKYGAQTRTVTAVSDWRKILRASILNIIIFSVVITTIILLSIQYVVVIFEGYKWGMAITAALTLLVLAPFLWALSLRRTLHEAYARVWIQNKGPLVVLQLFRIALSVFFIGFLLDRLFSPTTALVAGAIIVIVLLLMSKKIEAFYGKIELRFLNNLNERERNKPALAPWDTHLADFVIPAGYEGVGKSLQELSLRERFGVNIAKIERDVFIIVAPSRDEKLYPNDHISVIGTDEQLQDFKAAIEPKDGIINDFLAAKQQITLKQVLISKESELIGQTIRDSGIRELTKGLVVGVERDGLRSLNPESHFVFKEGDIVWMVGDARRLQVIINENS
- a CDS encoding T9SS type A sorting domain-containing protein codes for the protein MKKLILIALVLTGLTAKAQYFQHVYGLNNDEYGLTGVNTTGPMPIGQFMTGLTLSCLPVRSIPATYTDINGNVPGGPFFNENYVLTDPGTGVMLNTIGFPQPLELQTCAGRLGIVGGFSNHPSIPENGVFFMHLAPGGGVGAIFTFTPIAGSGFIITDVQGIERSINFPGDWFVTGSCLDPGGNSKVFAIRFNECTGAMVWGQIYDILPPAVHAYGRDIAENLIPVFGPPGAAIVGKINTVNGDDDAFLFHIDANNGFPAPHPVIITGFPNSNEEWRSIKTAQAGIWPPGFILGGYTNINGNYDFLITRMDPLIGPLFLNIFDVSFAPGNDNYCYDVMERLNSACQYEYYAVGNARNSIFGNADVMVVKMDPWGNGVPGGEFIYGGGGDDFGNNLDQRNLVPCGPPPPNFDGLSIFGSTNNSFAVFGGADMYMIRAYYNGISGCNEAFFNPLQLGGLPPMPQMPVNPIINLNPNMNITAFHFNMKDQPLCFAPVIGGGSNARVAPKEDKTADDAMLIMPNPTAAGSKEVTLQIDSDVTGDATIEIYDLLGKLYYSNKHTLSKGINKLPVDISSTNMAAGMYSVKVLGQQQNKTVTLIVK
- a CDS encoding diacylglyceryl transferase: MFGLFMAFSFLAAYWVMTKELKRLEANGTLRSFTRKVWVDKAPGTYDYAMNFIFYFIAGFKIVEGIFSFDRLTSNPQAFLLSTEGNLLGGLAAGALGAYFVYREGQKMKGKTARQVEETLLPHQMMGNITFVAAITGLPGAKLFHIFENMSEFYADPMGAILSFSGLTYYGSLITGAIGVLWYVRRFDIHWRHMIDAGGAAMMLAYAMGRMGCHVSGDGDWGIVNKAPKPGWMSALPDWLWAYNYPNNVNRECNPYPNLDNSMGQVCDFSNTPYLIDPVYPTPLYEVAMGLVLFGIIWALRKRLKAPGLIFCLYMVFAGIERFTIEQIRVNNVIDFMGMQATQAEFISIGMIIIGIGAAFYFIKTPVKPKTAGTQIE
- a CDS encoding DUF4294 domain-containing protein, whose amino-acid sequence is MKKHIALFIAAFALLMLSNKDADAQKIIRYEYVDGDSIPVYEFSEVTYSELDDAETKKKYLLLIYNIKIVFPYAKMAAFRLQLMEDNLRQLKGKERKEYLKASEKAFKEEFTGFLKNMPRSRGVLLTKLLYRETGKTAYEILDAFTNGFETFLWSTTAQVFGGDLKDTFDPMEDYQIEHIIKGLQLE
- a CDS encoding tetratricopeptide repeat protein, with amino-acid sequence MKRAALYTIALLLSIGAFAQRSAEDYYNDGMKYAQRGNYKEAIGYFDMAIRLKADDYFSMFNRGIAKSKLGNYNEALADFKLVLTFKPDYVKAYNAIGSCYKRLTHYDTAVNYYSNALEFEASNSEALYHRAHMYESMNMFDSAASDFLELVEMGVDVGDKGKYYSDTAKNRPKLNTITKLTQTSTDATYGFTAKNPIKVGTGKKGGFGNVRDYLNLLRDSKKKPIKYSRVQACCPYKPKGFAGNVFDEEYNITYVDETGIEVTKKLYLTYYEYEEPKIPMGLATGK
- a CDS encoding AraC family transcriptional regulator, whose translation is MSIRAEIMDAEYFAKQYCFAVPGLLLQPYVECYWQLDLRNGAPENDYWEQIFANLNASLVFNLGSPFGIKKQEGTDEWSFAKSIVVGQRNQPVMYHHAEGNFLLGIKFKPAGLSSLLAVDAQELNNGFVLIEELAKTAELEEKLANDTLFEQRTQRLEVFLTALLAKNEAKNYRHHYLHKAINHFQQAQGAYNVNQLANVLSLTPKTLTRYFVHSVGLTPKVSARIIRFRKALPYYVAYGSAYPYEELGYTDFSHFIKDYKAFAQKENKKG
- a CDS encoding tetratricopeptide repeat protein gives rise to the protein MKPLLRYHKKQMLRRPQIILLLIALFAFAGVCIHFCCQPKSSEGSPVALAYLNHHDTVKYVGMNTCRACHADKHSTFVHTGMGLSFDKATPEKSSANFKHGAVYDKYRDFYYQPYWAGDEFYIKEYRLEGKDTVHKRVERISYIVGSGQHTNSHIIETNGYLNQAPLTWYAQQGKWDLPPGFEDGHNTRFSRIIGLECMSCHNGLPGFVQGSENRFTKIPGGIDCERCHGPGQLHVAQIQAGKLVDTAKEIDYTIVNPRKLSWQRQIDLCQRCHLQGNAVLKEGKEFTDFRPGMVLSDYFEVFMPRYEGSDTAFIMASHAERLQMSNCFINSNKNAAQGKMQLTCITCHNPHVSVKVTGKQVFNDACINCHQQQTCTETEAIRKKANNDCSSCHMPSTGTIDIPHVTVHDHYIRKPEKKTLSAEQANKVARFIGIYSVNNPNTDALTKGRAYLSYFEKFEPSKYELLDSALFYLQKANAPAKEFIHHAFLKIDYTQLLKYVPKAENPDAWTAYRIGQAYYSTANSKEAEKYFAIAVAKAPQNIEFTAKLGTVKLELNKTDEAKKLFEELLKAYPKHTQSHTNLGYLYFLQGNIAKANEHYDKAVTLDPDYEPALLNKAGLYNYLKEYNKARQILQRILKRNPNNQRVKQMLESLKGL